From one Nonomuraea polychroma genomic stretch:
- the ftsH gene encoding ATP-dependent zinc metalloprotease FtsH, translated as MPEIDRHPLVGPPPKPARTPAPPSTPPPRPPQWRGWWFVLALLLFALFFFGPAVGKAMTTESLPYSTVLAKVDGHQVATVAVGSDGAVTGMLTNGQRFTTQAPLWALTTGDLSSHLEAAKVQVSAYEQTDTLYQLVVSLLPTLLLIGGFWWLGRRAQSMSGLLRSKARAAAAERPDTRFTDVAGYEGVKQEIMEVVDFLQDPGRYQLAGARGPRGVLLMGPPGTGKTLLARAVAGEARVPFYAVTGSSFVELFVGLGASRVRELFDEARRSAPSIIFIDEIDAIGARRTVAGVGGHDEREQTLNQLLAEMDGFAGDSSVVVLANTNRPEALDPALLRPGRFDREIQVPLPTLADRTRILAVHVRGKRLALDVNLSVIARATPGFSGADLANLVNEAALRAARDDRAEIRAADFDDARDRLVLGRRDETVSLLPEERERVAVHESGHALVAALSPTADPVAKITILPSGMALGATHQIPEDERRLYTEQHLHDSLAVRLGGRAAELLVYGEASTGAASDLAGATQLAVRMVREYGLSPELGPVAYPVSAAYLDVTGSAGHPYAEATQRIVDREVARFLRLAEEYALGLLTHHREALDDLVARLLEEETLDGHVVYDIAGPSAPTVHTAAGTPSHGRTS; from the coding sequence ATGCCCGAAATCGATCGGCACCCGCTGGTAGGCCCACCGCCGAAGCCCGCGCGCACGCCCGCCCCGCCGTCCACCCCGCCGCCGCGGCCGCCGCAATGGCGCGGCTGGTGGTTCGTGCTCGCCCTCCTGCTCTTCGCGCTGTTCTTCTTCGGCCCCGCCGTGGGGAAGGCGATGACGACCGAGAGCCTGCCGTACAGCACGGTGCTGGCCAAGGTGGACGGCCACCAGGTCGCGACCGTGGCCGTCGGCAGTGACGGCGCCGTCACCGGCATGCTCACGAACGGGCAGCGCTTCACCACGCAGGCGCCGCTCTGGGCGCTGACGACCGGTGACCTGTCCTCGCACCTGGAGGCGGCCAAGGTGCAGGTGTCGGCGTACGAGCAGACCGACACCCTCTACCAGCTGGTGGTCTCGCTGCTCCCGACGCTGCTGCTCATCGGCGGCTTCTGGTGGCTCGGGCGGCGGGCACAGAGCATGAGCGGTCTGCTCCGTTCGAAGGCGCGCGCCGCCGCCGCCGAGCGGCCGGACACCCGCTTCACGGACGTCGCCGGGTACGAAGGCGTGAAGCAGGAGATCATGGAGGTCGTCGACTTCCTCCAGGACCCGGGGCGTTACCAGCTGGCGGGGGCGCGCGGCCCGCGGGGCGTGCTGCTGATGGGCCCGCCCGGCACCGGCAAGACGCTGCTGGCCCGCGCGGTGGCCGGCGAGGCGCGCGTGCCGTTCTACGCGGTGACCGGCAGCAGCTTCGTGGAGCTGTTCGTCGGGCTGGGCGCCTCGCGGGTGCGCGAGCTGTTCGACGAGGCTCGGCGGAGCGCCCCGTCGATCATCTTCATCGACGAGATCGACGCGATCGGCGCCCGCCGTACCGTCGCCGGGGTGGGCGGGCACGACGAGCGCGAGCAGACGCTCAACCAGCTGCTCGCGGAAATGGACGGGTTCGCGGGCGACAGCTCGGTCGTCGTGCTCGCCAACACCAACCGCCCGGAGGCGCTCGACCCGGCGCTGCTGCGCCCTGGCCGGTTCGACAGGGAGATCCAGGTGCCGCTGCCCACCCTGGCCGACCGCACCCGCATCCTGGCCGTGCACGTCCGCGGCAAACGGCTGGCTCTGGACGTGAACCTGTCCGTCATCGCGCGGGCCACCCCGGGATTCAGCGGTGCCGACCTGGCCAACCTGGTCAATGAGGCCGCGTTGCGCGCCGCCCGTGACGATCGCGCGGAGATCCGGGCGGCCGACTTCGACGACGCCCGGGACCGGCTCGTCCTCGGCCGCCGCGACGAGACCGTCTCCCTGCTGCCGGAGGAACGGGAGCGAGTGGCGGTGCACGAGAGCGGTCACGCCCTCGTGGCCGCACTCTCTCCCACCGCCGACCCCGTCGCCAAGATCACCATCTTGCCGTCGGGCATGGCGCTCGGCGCCACCCACCAGATTCCCGAGGACGAGCGGCGCCTGTACACCGAGCAGCACCTGCACGACTCCCTCGCCGTCCGCCTCGGCGGGCGCGCGGCCGAGCTGCTGGTCTACGGCGAGGCCTCGACCGGCGCCGCGAGCGACCTGGCCGGCGCGACGCAGCTGGCCGTGCGGATGGTCCGCGAGTACGGCCTGTCCCCCGAGCTCGGCCCCGTCGCCTACCCTGTCTCCGCTGCCTACCTGGACGTGACCGGCTCCGCCGGCCACCCCTACGCGGAGGCCACCCAGCGGATCGTGGACCGCGAGGTCGCCCGCTTCCTGCGCCTGGCCGAGGAGTACGCGCTCGGCCTGCTCACCCACCATCGGGAGGCGCTGGACGACCTGGTCGCGCGGCTGCTGGAGGAGGAGACGCTGGACGGGCACGTCGTGTACGACATCGCAGGGCCGTCCGCACCCACGGTGCACACGGCGGCGGGAACCCCGTCTCACGGCCGGACCTCGTAG
- a CDS encoding response regulator transcription factor, producing the protein MRVLVVEDDPGMSRMLIRGLRREGYAVDAAGNGEDALWSVTENDYDAVVLDAMIPAPDGFEVCRRMRAAGRWAPVLMLTARNAVTDRVRGLDSGADDYLTKPFALSELYARLRALTRRDPHERPALLQVGDLSLDPVSRVVRRGEAAITLSPKEFALLQEFMRRPGEVLSRTHLIEHVWDFAYDGGSNVVDVYVRYLRDKVDRPFGRDNIQTVRGAGYRLDPAV; encoded by the coding sequence ATGAGGGTGCTGGTCGTGGAGGACGATCCCGGCATGTCCCGCATGCTGATCCGTGGACTGCGCCGCGAAGGCTACGCGGTCGACGCCGCGGGCAACGGCGAGGACGCGCTGTGGAGCGTCACGGAGAACGACTACGACGCCGTCGTGCTCGACGCGATGATCCCCGCGCCCGACGGGTTCGAGGTGTGCCGGCGGATGCGCGCGGCGGGCCGCTGGGCCCCGGTGCTCATGCTCACCGCGCGCAACGCCGTGACCGACCGCGTACGCGGCCTGGACTCGGGCGCCGACGACTACCTGACCAAGCCGTTCGCGTTGTCGGAGTTGTACGCCCGGCTGCGGGCGCTGACCCGCCGCGACCCGCACGAGCGGCCGGCCCTGCTCCAGGTCGGGGATCTCAGCCTGGACCCGGTCAGCCGCGTGGTGCGGCGCGGCGAGGCCGCGATCACGCTCTCGCCGAAGGAGTTCGCGCTGCTGCAGGAGTTCATGCGGCGGCCCGGCGAGGTGCTCAGCCGCACCCATCTGATCGAGCACGTCTGGGACTTCGCCTACGACGGCGGCTCGAACGTGGTCGACGTCTACGTCCGCTATCTGCGTGACAAGGTCGACCGGCCGTTCGGCCGCGACAACATCCAGACCGTGCGCGGCGCCGGCTACCGCCTCGACCCCGCGGTCTGA
- a CDS encoding S1C family serine protease, which yields MSVPTFEPRETHAYPAPAPHGPAHRARRGGGRVLAASVAIVAAVAAAGAGGYLGGRDVARASVPAAAPAVVPAVSGAAVNAPAILAKIEPSIVTVRTRSVGVNALMEPVAEQGTGTGFVIGADGLIATNNHVVEGAQAITVTLRDGRTSTAKVLRSDPAADLAVLRVNATDLPVAPLGDSSTLKVGDPVIAIGNALALPGGPTVTEGIVSALDRTVQTDAGARLQHVIQTDAAINPGNSGGPLVDASGRIVGINTAAAGDAQNIGFAIAINGARHTIDDLLA from the coding sequence ATGAGCGTTCCTACCTTCGAGCCGCGGGAGACGCACGCCTACCCCGCCCCCGCCCCGCACGGCCCCGCTCACCGGGCGCGGCGCGGCGGCGGCCGGGTGCTGGCCGCGTCCGTCGCCATCGTCGCCGCGGTGGCCGCCGCGGGCGCCGGCGGCTACCTGGGCGGCCGTGACGTCGCCCGGGCCAGTGTGCCCGCCGCGGCACCCGCCGTCGTCCCCGCGGTCTCCGGGGCCGCGGTGAACGCCCCCGCCATCCTGGCCAAGATCGAGCCGTCGATCGTCACCGTGCGCACCCGCTCGGTCGGGGTGAACGCGCTCATGGAGCCGGTCGCCGAGCAGGGCACCGGCACCGGTTTCGTGATCGGCGCCGACGGCCTCATCGCGACGAACAACCACGTCGTCGAGGGCGCGCAGGCCATCACGGTCACGCTGCGGGACGGGCGGACGTCAACGGCGAAGGTGCTGCGCAGCGACCCGGCCGCCGACCTGGCCGTGCTGCGGGTGAACGCCACGGACCTGCCCGTCGCGCCGCTCGGGGACTCCTCGACCCTCAAGGTCGGCGATCCCGTCATCGCGATCGGCAACGCCCTGGCCCTGCCGGGCGGCCCGACGGTGACCGAGGGCATCGTGTCCGCGCTGGACCGTACGGTGCAGACGGACGCCGGAGCGCGCCTGCAGCACGTGATCCAGACCGACGCGGCCATCAACCCGGGCAACAGCGGCGGCCCGCTCGTGGACGCCTCCGGCCGCATCGTGGGCATCAACACGGCCGCCGCCGGCGACGCGCAGAACATCGGCTTCGCGATCGCCATCAACGGCGCCCGGCACACCATCGACGACCTGCTCGCCTAG
- a CDS encoding sensor histidine kinase → MRLLPGSMRARVTLVTAAGAACVLAICLALLYAALDRQLWAAIDAGLTARAGDLAVALEVGDAVALTDDPMAQLYAPDGRVAAGSAALRERRLLTPEQVRQAGDGALATRTLPVGENGEPIPVRVLTDRLGTGVLAVAVSAEPVHAARGRLALVLFLAAPLLVGALAAGAWAVVRAALRPVDALTRQAAIISSLESDSRLPAVPGEDEIARLAHTLNDMLARLGVAAERERAFVDDASHELRTPLAVLRGELELALDAIGDDREVEQSLRAALGEADRLSRLADDLLLLARARTGALVVRTEAVDLLDLAAAEARRLRPALGVSIEASGEPVVVNADPERLRQVLANLARNSAAAGATTVRIRVTGDRESATVEVADDGPGFPEGLLDAAFARFTRGDDARSGAAPGAGLGLSIVREVVIAHGGLVSARNGAPLGGAVVTARLPLS, encoded by the coding sequence GTGCGGCTGCTACCAGGCTCGATGCGGGCCCGCGTGACCCTCGTCACCGCGGCGGGGGCCGCATGCGTGCTCGCCATCTGCCTCGCCCTCCTGTACGCCGCACTCGACCGCCAGCTGTGGGCGGCCATCGACGCCGGGCTCACCGCCCGCGCCGGCGACCTGGCCGTCGCGCTGGAGGTCGGCGACGCCGTCGCGCTGACCGACGACCCGATGGCCCAGCTCTACGCCCCCGACGGCCGGGTGGCCGCCGGCTCCGCCGCGCTGCGGGAGCGGCGGCTGCTCACCCCCGAGCAGGTCCGCCAGGCCGGGGACGGGGCGCTTGCCACGCGCACGTTGCCGGTCGGCGAGAACGGCGAGCCGATCCCCGTCCGGGTGCTGACCGACCGCCTCGGCACCGGCGTGCTGGCGGTCGCGGTGTCCGCCGAGCCCGTCCACGCCGCCCGCGGCCGGCTGGCCCTGGTGCTCTTCCTCGCCGCGCCCCTGCTGGTCGGCGCGCTGGCCGCCGGCGCCTGGGCGGTCGTGCGCGCCGCGCTGCGGCCTGTCGACGCCCTGACCCGCCAGGCCGCGATCATCTCGTCGCTGGAGAGCGACAGCCGCCTGCCCGCCGTGCCGGGGGAGGACGAGATCGCCCGGCTCGCCCACACCCTCAACGACATGCTGGCCAGGCTCGGCGTGGCCGCCGAGCGGGAGCGGGCGTTCGTGGACGACGCCAGCCACGAGCTGCGCACGCCGCTCGCCGTGCTGCGGGGCGAGCTGGAGCTGGCACTCGACGCCATCGGCGACGACCGCGAGGTCGAGCAGTCGCTGCGGGCCGCGCTCGGCGAGGCGGACCGGCTGTCGCGGCTGGCCGACGACCTGCTGCTGCTGGCGCGGGCCCGGACGGGCGCGCTCGTCGTCCGCACCGAGGCCGTGGACCTGCTCGACCTGGCCGCCGCGGAGGCACGCCGCCTCCGGCCGGCGCTCGGCGTGAGCATCGAGGCGTCCGGCGAGCCCGTCGTGGTGAACGCCGACCCCGAGCGGCTCCGGCAGGTCCTGGCCAACCTGGCCCGCAACAGCGCGGCGGCGGGCGCGACCACCGTGCGGATCCGGGTCACGGGCGACCGGGAGTCGGCGACCGTGGAGGTCGCCGACGACGGGCCCGGCTTCCCCGAGGGCCTGCTGGACGCCGCGTTCGCCCGCTTCACCCGGGGCGACGACGCCCGCAGCGGCGCCGCCCCCGGCGCGGGACTCGGCCTGTCGATCGTGCGGGAGGTCGTCATCGCGCACGGCGGCCTCGTCTCGGCCCGCAACGGCGCGCCCCTCGGCGGCGCGGTGGTCACCGCCCGCCTGCCGCTGAGCTGA
- a CDS encoding DUF1003 domain-containing protein: MQTDHHLGRSWRSRWERHPGVRTGSRLTLGERAADRTRLVMGSWPFVLTFLAVLVVWIIGNGRRGFDPYPYILLNLVLSCLAGLQASVLLIAARRSDQVASELAMHDYQTNRSTAAAIASLQSEVADVSAQLVRVEALMKTRL, encoded by the coding sequence ATGCAGACCGATCACCACCTCGGCCGGTCCTGGCGCAGCCGCTGGGAGCGTCATCCGGGAGTCCGCACCGGCAGCCGGCTCACCCTCGGCGAACGGGCGGCCGACCGGACGCGGCTCGTCATGGGGTCGTGGCCGTTCGTCCTCACCTTCCTCGCCGTGCTCGTCGTCTGGATCATCGGCAACGGCCGGCGCGGCTTCGACCCGTACCCGTACATCCTGCTGAACCTGGTGCTGTCGTGCCTGGCCGGGCTGCAGGCGTCCGTCCTGCTCATCGCGGCCAGGCGCAGCGACCAGGTGGCGTCGGAGCTCGCGATGCACGACTACCAGACCAACCGGAGCACGGCCGCGGCCATTGCCTCGCTGCAGTCCGAGGTCGCGGACGTGTCGGCTCAGCTGGTCCGCGTCGAGGCGCTGATGAAGACGCGGCTCTAA
- a CDS encoding DUF6194 family protein, translating to MTEKDIIEFVTGLPGVVVFTAGPDTAAPEVAWGDTFVYYAPDGKVPERQQPFATIVTKDYPGFDTASDLNRPEVFRLNVVAGRAMFERLLGYPPAAHAEHHAGIDYTVTDRVLPHPVYAVQGWISILNPGEQARPLLTDAHARAAARHR from the coding sequence ATGACCGAGAAGGACATCATCGAGTTCGTCACCGGCCTGCCCGGCGTCGTCGTCTTCACCGCCGGACCGGACACCGCGGCCCCGGAAGTGGCATGGGGGGACACGTTCGTCTACTACGCCCCGGACGGCAAGGTGCCCGAGCGGCAGCAGCCGTTCGCCACGATCGTCACCAAGGACTACCCCGGCTTCGACACCGCCTCTGACCTGAACCGGCCGGAGGTGTTCCGGCTCAACGTGGTTGCCGGGCGGGCCATGTTCGAGCGGCTGCTCGGCTACCCGCCGGCCGCGCACGCCGAACACCACGCCGGCATCGACTACACGGTCACGGACCGGGTCCTGCCGCACCCCGTGTACGCCGTCCAGGGGTGGATCTCCATCCTCAACCCCGGCGAGCAGGCACGTCCCCTGCTCACCGACGCCCACGCCCGCGCCGCCGCCCGCCACCGCTGA
- a CDS encoding M48 family metallopeptidase gives MTTAFRAVLAFALLAGFYVLVGLILAAAIFFDVLLLVDFHANTVKIAIVLTLAAGALVRALLMVSRRQGGEQPGVPVGREHEPVLWQTVEDLAQRVRTAPPDEIRLVAEVNAAVSEDTRWLGLKATRRRMFVGLPLLQTLTVDEMRAVLGHELGHYSGAHTRLGAPVYRGRVSLIATVQGLGNHPFIKRLFTWYTKLYLRVSQAVSRKQELEADQFAVAIGGRQAMAGALRKIHATALGWNLYVNNYLSLTGAGGARPASVFGGFHAMMSDPARQAEIAKLGEEPEEVSPYDSHPSLAERLAAIEHLTEPSHVPDPRSALTLLRDANVAVQAVEQSMWTPEALTGLRPVAWDELVAHGMYAGRNAEALHDLAVAGQRVMGAARPYLDAAFEAIARGRQAELEERLRELGWNPSETLLAGVLGQALEAVLIQLGEAKWTLSWSGPARLLFDDGEEVALSEYAAQVAANPAAVAGLRRWLGDHGMRHDYVPVQELASH, from the coding sequence ATGACCACAGCGTTTCGAGCGGTGCTGGCCTTTGCCCTGCTCGCCGGCTTCTACGTCCTGGTCGGCCTCATCCTGGCGGCCGCGATCTTCTTCGATGTCCTGCTGCTCGTCGACTTCCACGCGAACACCGTCAAGATCGCGATCGTGCTCACCCTCGCGGCGGGCGCGCTCGTCCGCGCTCTTCTCATGGTGAGCCGCCGCCAAGGCGGGGAGCAGCCGGGCGTGCCGGTGGGGCGCGAGCACGAGCCCGTGTTATGGCAGACGGTCGAGGACCTGGCCCAGCGGGTACGCACGGCGCCGCCCGACGAGATCCGGCTGGTCGCCGAGGTGAACGCGGCCGTGTCGGAGGACACCCGCTGGCTGGGCTTGAAGGCGACGAGGCGGCGGATGTTCGTCGGCCTGCCGCTGTTGCAAACGCTCACGGTGGATGAGATGCGGGCGGTGCTCGGGCACGAGCTGGGCCACTACAGCGGCGCCCACACCCGCCTCGGCGCGCCCGTCTACCGGGGCCGCGTCTCGCTCATCGCCACCGTGCAGGGATTGGGCAACCACCCGTTCATCAAGCGGCTGTTCACCTGGTACACCAAGCTTTACCTGCGGGTCTCGCAGGCCGTCTCGCGCAAGCAGGAGCTGGAGGCCGACCAGTTCGCGGTCGCGATCGGCGGCCGGCAGGCCATGGCCGGCGCCCTACGCAAGATCCACGCCACCGCGCTGGGCTGGAACCTCTACGTCAACAACTACCTGTCGTTGACGGGCGCGGGCGGGGCCCGTCCCGCCTCGGTGTTCGGTGGTTTCCACGCGATGATGAGCGATCCCGCGCGCCAGGCCGAGATCGCCAAGCTGGGCGAGGAGCCGGAGGAGGTCTCGCCGTACGACTCGCATCCGAGTCTGGCGGAGCGGCTGGCCGCGATCGAGCACCTGACGGAGCCGTCGCACGTGCCCGACCCGCGCTCCGCCCTGACCCTGCTGCGCGACGCGAACGTGGCGGTGCAGGCGGTCGAGCAGTCCATGTGGACGCCGGAGGCGCTGACCGGGCTGCGTCCGGTGGCGTGGGACGAGCTGGTGGCCCACGGCATGTACGCCGGCCGCAATGCCGAGGCCCTGCACGACCTCGCGGTGGCCGGTCAGCGGGTGATGGGGGCGGCGCGGCCGTACCTGGACGCGGCGTTCGAGGCGATCGCCCGCGGCCGGCAGGCGGAGCTGGAGGAGCGGCTGCGCGAGCTCGGCTGGAACCCGTCGGAGACGCTGCTCGCCGGGGTGCTGGGGCAGGCGCTGGAGGCCGTGCTGATCCAGCTCGGGGAGGCCAAGTGGACGCTGTCGTGGTCGGGACCCGCGCGGCTGCTGTTCGACGACGGCGAGGAGGTGGCGCTGTCGGAGTACGCGGCCCAGGTGGCGGCCAACCCGGCGGCCGTGGCGGGGCTGCGCCGATGGCTGGGAGACCACGGCATGCGCCACGACTACGTACCCGTCCAGGAGCTTGCCTCCCATTGA
- a CDS encoding deoxyguanosinetriphosphate triphosphohydrolase, producing the protein MSYYDEHDQERWVPEPPGNPERAAFERDRARVLHSAALRRLAAKTQVVGPGETLGGGQHIPRTRLTHSLECAQVGREMGATLGVDPDLVETACLAHDLGHPPFGHNGEVALNALAASCGGFEGNAQSLRLLTRLEAKVLTEDGRSAGLNLTRAALDASIKYPWTCDKSPKFGVYDDDLPVFTWIRKGAPEGRVSFEAQIMDWADDVAYSVHDLEDALHSGHVTPEVLQSPIERRHVCEITRTWYAPGADLNELEEVFAKLIADKLWPRRFEATLADLAGLKALTSGLIGRFCRSAQAATKEVYGTRHRADLVVPHATRLECALLKGVTAHYVMTTKDHHANQARQRELITELASLITLGAPGTLEPAFRPAYTGARDDAARVRVVIDQIASLTDTSAVAWHRRLSR; encoded by the coding sequence ATGTCGTACTACGACGAGCATGACCAGGAGCGTTGGGTTCCGGAACCGCCCGGCAATCCTGAGCGAGCCGCGTTCGAACGCGACCGCGCCCGCGTCCTGCACAGCGCCGCACTCCGCAGACTGGCCGCGAAAACGCAGGTCGTGGGCCCGGGCGAGACGCTCGGCGGCGGCCAGCACATCCCGCGCACCCGCCTGACGCACTCCCTCGAGTGCGCCCAGGTCGGCAGGGAGATGGGGGCCACCCTCGGCGTCGACCCGGACCTGGTGGAGACCGCCTGCCTGGCGCACGACCTCGGGCATCCGCCGTTCGGCCACAACGGCGAGGTCGCGCTCAACGCCCTGGCCGCCTCGTGCGGCGGGTTCGAAGGCAACGCCCAGAGCCTGCGCCTGCTCACCAGGCTCGAGGCCAAGGTCCTCACCGAGGACGGCCGCAGCGCCGGGCTCAACCTGACGCGGGCCGCGCTGGACGCCTCCATCAAATACCCGTGGACGTGCGACAAGTCGCCGAAGTTCGGCGTGTACGACGACGACCTGCCGGTGTTCACCTGGATCAGGAAGGGCGCGCCGGAGGGGCGGGTGAGCTTCGAGGCGCAGATCATGGACTGGGCCGACGACGTCGCCTACTCGGTCCACGACCTCGAGGACGCCCTGCACTCGGGCCACGTCACCCCCGAGGTGCTCCAGTCGCCCATAGAGCGCCGCCACGTCTGCGAGATCACCCGCACCTGGTACGCCCCCGGCGCCGACCTCAACGAGCTCGAAGAGGTCTTCGCCAAGCTGATCGCCGACAAGCTCTGGCCGCGCCGCTTCGAGGCCACCCTCGCCGACCTGGCCGGGCTCAAGGCCCTCACCAGCGGCCTCATCGGCCGGTTCTGCCGCTCCGCCCAGGCCGCCACCAAAGAGGTGTACGGCACCCGTCACCGCGCCGACCTCGTCGTCCCCCACGCCACCCGGCTGGAGTGCGCGCTGCTGAAAGGCGTCACCGCCCATTACGTGATGACCACCAAGGACCACCACGCCAACCAGGCCAGGCAGCGCGAGCTCATCACCGAGCTGGCATCCTTGATCACGCTGGGCGCGCCGGGCACGCTGGAGCCCGCCTTCCGGCCCGCGTACACCGGGGCTCGCGACGACGCCGCTCGCGTCCGCGTGGTCATCGACCAGATCGCCTCACTGACCGACACCTCGGCCGTCGCCTGGCACCGCCGGCTCTCGCGCTGA
- a CDS encoding NAD(P)/FAD-dependent oxidoreductase: MATYVIVGAGLAGAKAAQTLREEGFDGEIVLIGAETERPYERPPLSKDYLQGKSEREKIFVHAPEWYPDNDVDLRLGIPVTRIELDHRVLRLGNGSRQPYDKLLIATGAAPRRLPGPGHYLRTVEDSETLKERFAQAESVLVVGASWIGLETAAAARAAGRAVTVVEPEPTALNGALGPELGHMFARLHAHNGVDLRFGTAAAEITDTGVRLSSGERLTADLVVVGIGAVPEVGLARDAGLEVGQGILTDAALRTSHPDVYAAGDVAEPFHPLYGRRVRVEHWANALHGGPAAARSMLGQDVVYDAIPYFYTDQYELGMEFSGDIEGYDEIVYRGDVESLEFIAYWLRDSRVIAGMNVNVWDVVDEIQELIRSRAIVNPKELATGQS; encoded by the coding sequence ATGGCCACATATGTGATCGTCGGCGCCGGGCTGGCCGGAGCCAAAGCCGCGCAGACGCTGCGCGAGGAGGGCTTCGACGGCGAGATCGTGCTGATCGGTGCGGAAACCGAGCGGCCCTACGAGAGACCACCCCTGTCCAAGGACTACCTCCAGGGCAAGAGCGAACGAGAGAAGATCTTCGTCCACGCCCCCGAGTGGTACCCGGACAACGACGTGGACCTGCGGCTCGGCATTCCGGTCACCCGCATCGAGCTCGATCACCGCGTGCTCAGGCTCGGCAACGGGTCGCGCCAGCCGTACGACAAACTGCTCATCGCCACCGGCGCCGCGCCCAGGCGTCTGCCGGGACCCGGCCACTACCTGCGCACGGTCGAGGACAGCGAGACGCTGAAAGAACGTTTCGCGCAGGCCGAGAGCGTGCTCGTGGTCGGCGCGTCCTGGATCGGCCTGGAGACCGCCGCGGCGGCCCGCGCCGCCGGCCGCGCCGTCACCGTCGTCGAGCCCGAGCCCACCGCGCTCAACGGGGCACTCGGCCCCGAACTGGGCCACATGTTCGCCCGCCTGCACGCACACAACGGCGTCGACCTGCGCTTCGGCACCGCCGCCGCCGAGATCACCGACACCGGCGTGCGGCTCAGCTCCGGTGAGCGGCTCACGGCCGACCTCGTCGTGGTCGGCATCGGCGCCGTGCCCGAGGTCGGTCTCGCCCGCGACGCGGGACTCGAGGTCGGGCAGGGCATCCTCACCGACGCGGCCCTGCGGACCTCGCACCCCGACGTGTACGCGGCCGGCGACGTGGCCGAGCCCTTCCACCCCCTGTACGGCCGGCGCGTGCGCGTCGAGCACTGGGCCAACGCCCTGCACGGCGGCCCCGCCGCCGCCCGCTCCATGCTCGGCCAGGACGTCGTCTACGACGCGATCCCGTACTTCTACACCGACCAGTACGAGCTCGGCATGGAGTTCTCCGGCGACATCGAGGGCTACGACGAGATCGTCTACCGCGGCGACGTCGAGAGCCTGGAGTTCATCGCCTACTGGCTGCGCGACAGCCGGGTGATCGCCGGCATGAACGTCAACGTCTGGGACGTCGTCGACGAGATCCAGGAGCTGATCAGATCACGCGCCATCGTCAACCCTAAGGAGCTTGCGACGGGCCAATCGTGA
- a CDS encoding M23 family metallopeptidase encodes MRSGHVGRWAAVAGALLLTGACTQATGLAGVSAQSPSTPSVTGTPQVTATIPSPTPSAEHQAAERPPKGEDPVKVPPPKLSKYTYTFPVKGCETTYQRRLLVLPKTTIWAGEGCAFVAPIGGVVDEVNVQNKWRPSTDAGADREGRFVTIIGDDGVRYLGGHLDSVAEGIKPGVRVRAGQLLGRVGRSGNARDTGPNLYFAISWKTGPSFWWVRRGMVEPWDYLDAWQSGNRTLSPREETLALRGKLGETPRCTVQCSSKKVSNDDRPEPQTGDDDGPTVVTIGPSQAP; translated from the coding sequence ATGAGATCGGGGCATGTCGGACGATGGGCGGCCGTCGCGGGCGCTTTGCTGCTGACCGGCGCCTGCACCCAGGCCACCGGCCTGGCAGGGGTGAGCGCCCAGTCGCCCTCCACCCCCTCGGTGACGGGCACGCCGCAGGTCACGGCCACGATCCCGTCCCCCACGCCGTCGGCCGAGCACCAGGCGGCCGAGCGGCCGCCGAAGGGCGAGGACCCGGTCAAGGTGCCGCCGCCGAAGTTGTCGAAGTACACCTACACATTCCCGGTCAAGGGCTGCGAGACGACCTACCAGCGCAGGCTCCTCGTGCTGCCCAAGACGACGATCTGGGCCGGGGAGGGGTGCGCGTTCGTGGCGCCCATCGGCGGCGTCGTCGACGAGGTGAACGTGCAGAACAAGTGGCGGCCGTCCACGGACGCGGGCGCCGACCGGGAGGGCCGGTTCGTCACGATCATCGGTGACGACGGCGTGCGCTACCTGGGCGGGCACCTGGACTCGGTGGCCGAAGGCATCAAGCCCGGCGTGCGGGTGCGGGCAGGTCAGCTGCTCGGCCGGGTGGGCCGGTCGGGCAACGCCCGCGACACCGGCCCCAACCTCTATTTCGCGATCTCGTGGAAGACCGGTCCGTCCTTCTGGTGGGTACGCAGGGGCATGGTCGAGCCGTGGGACTACCTGGACGCCTGGCAGTCGGGCAACCGCACGCTCTCGCCCCGGGAGGAGACGCTGGCGCTGCGCGGCAAGCTCGGCGAGACGCCGCGATGCACGGTGCAGTGCTCGTCGAAGAAGGTCTCGAACGACGACCGGCCCGAGCCCCAGACCGGCGACGACGACGGCCCGACCGTGGTCACGATTGGCCCGTCGCAAGCTCCTTAG